The following proteins are encoded in a genomic region of Nicotiana sylvestris chromosome 4, ASM39365v2, whole genome shotgun sequence:
- the LOC138890488 gene encoding secreted RxLR effector protein 161-like, translating into MGEADYILGVKIQRDRSKKLLSLSQETYIKKMLERFRMNGCKSMDTPIARGETLSLEMCPKTENEKKDMSRVPYSSVVRSLMYVMMCTRPNICYIVSLVSRYQSNPGRDHWKAVKRIFRYLKGTADYSLCYSGNDLYLRGYTDVDWAGDRNDRKSTSGYAFLLNGGTISWKSKKQTYIALSTMETEFVACASVVQEVVWLKRFFEHLDITKNSQGPMTLYCDSQAAIAYTKDPKYHNKTKYIDIKYNFVIDMVASGEINL; encoded by the coding sequence ATGGGCGAGGCTGACTATATCCTTGGAGTTAAGATCCAAAGAGACCGTTCCAAAAAGTTATTGAGTCTATCTCAAGAAACTTATATAAAGAAAATGTTGGAGCGTTTTCGCATGAATGGTTGCAAATCCATGGATACTCCTATAGCGAGAGGTGAAACTTTAAGCCTTGAAATGTGTCCCAAgactgaaaatgaaaagaaagacaTGTCTCGAGTTCCATATTCAAGTGTTGTTAGGAGCTTGATGTATGTTATGATGTGTACTCGCCCAAACATTTGTTATATCGTAAGTCTAGTTAGCAGGTATCAATCCAATCCTGGAAGAGATCATTGGAAAGCTGTGAAGAGAATTTTCAGATACCTGAAGGGAACTGCAGATTATTCACTATGTTATAGTGGAAATGATTTATACTTGAGAGGATATACAGATGTTGATTGGGCTGGTGATCGGAATGATAGAAAATCAACATCCGGTTATGCTTTCTTACTTAATGGTGGTACTATATCATGGAAAAGTAAGAAACAAACCTATATAGCCCTTTCAACGATGGAAACTGAGTTCGTGGCTTGTGCATCTGTAGTACAAGAAGTTGTTTGGTTGAAGAGATTCTTTGAGCATTTGGATATTACAAAGAACTCTCAGGGTCCCATGACTCtatattgtgatagtcaagcggctATTGCATATACAAAAGATCCAAAGTATCACAACAAGACCAAATACATTGACATCAAGTATAACTTTGTAATAGACATGGTAGCAAGTGGAGAGATAAATTTATAG